Below is a genomic region from Candidatus Protochlamydia phocaeensis.
ATGCTCCCTTTTGCTAAGGCCCATGTGGCCATGCCGCTTGGCTGCTTGCATAATAATCGAACACTCTTTAAGCATTCGCACAGCAGCTAGATTTGATCAGCTGACTAAGAGACTTAAATTCAGCAGCGCGGGAATCTTTAAGCAATTCAAAAAGGACCGTTTCTACGCAGCTAATTCGCGCGCCCTCATCCCGCATTTCGGCAATCGCCGTGGAGAAATCATAAATAGAGCGTGAGGCAATCGCGTCGTTGAGAACCGTGACTTGCTTGCCTCTTTGCAGCAGCCCTTTTACTGTTTGCAAGACACAAATATGGGCTTCGATTCCCACTACAACCCATTGTTGATAAGGCAAACCGCTTAAATGCTGGGCAAACGCTTCATCGTCCAAGCAAGAGAATGTAGATTTAATCCAAGGCTGATAAGCCTTCCCCAACAATGTTTTGATAGGCATTAGCGTTTCACCCAATCCCTGAGGATACTGTTCGGATATCAGCATGGGCAGGCCAAGGATTTCAAATCCCTTGATAATTTTAAAAATCCCCTCC
It encodes:
- a CDS encoding isochorismatase family protein — its product is MPLFTLDRSQTALLIVDMQAKVFASVERSVEALEGIFKIIKGFEILGLPMLISEQYPQGLGETLMPIKTLLGKAYQPWIKSTFSCLDDEAFAQHLSGLPYQQWVVVGIEAHICVLQTVKGLLQRGKQVTVLNDAIASRSIYDFSTAIAEMRDEGARISCVETVLFELLKDSRAAEFKSLSQLIKSSCCANA